The proteins below are encoded in one region of Taeniopygia guttata chromosome 15, bTaeGut7.mat, whole genome shotgun sequence:
- the PRR14L gene encoding protein PRR14L isoform X2 produces MLSSGVESPLDSSVSAVLEELYTGLPESISREPMAVPGPSLGLDAQSDGPVPVLAHRDGPWTAAVGNFCQKTEDLGDVLQVISHGPAESFPEELLQAGDLAENEKSRKGHFRKLDCSSDGWKKEDEEAQGAEAHHAECCPLTLGESWSEQEDPHLNEQEAKSLRTYCTEIAESLRNTEENQANVQVTAETLPQVTEEVQGMKADGTRIFSKAGYRNDRVSKGLPPESNQCPDVDTVMARAGVSETSILGFLEPIKVMDIGAATDHPQKTSDYSGSKAHAAMSLRTGGNGVSVMEIREEKLPRRNPLNEFSMSFANCQTCQQDEDNDAYGFFKGPVPEQNEPHELFSAESCRTLSTQSSEVLCPVLKSICYLDFGNTPLESSSAVPGIISETPQKYLPRNIKHHTLYDHGTGFLENQMSTSVPVEQILAVRNKGLSSAKTDPRELTATIGKSYSSESEEAAEVWTKIAVWDKVEICSWPEAQEASNSEQNSLWVETSNIASHETGQRDVGFYSTSNKIPPLSKHSCLHLSTKLEKDSPKAQLLGKESESNTTSKELAGGLVGAAEVDSNDSLSTGNKTNLFYTLNGTLPPVLQKSREPHYNECLRCTNNEVSCRDKIWDNWSRKELIGASGTTAEQVAEVLLHKDRFKSSVNSMTFVNSNTASRVSQMNIKSSAGNMERVDTGLENEHCHTCCCNNKSIKKHCTAASTYCVLSRSVDEVFLNSRSFGVEVDKIEENGNLEAVSSSGYNSKEATIFPEAHAPLARGSLLCENDWGNRRIALRGLNYIPTGKNMFCSAYTAEKSNATLARDEISNKNMEVVEPFDLCKVMGSEIVCDRDEAKEQIGMRASQTDEFDETGAVDSPNTPEGNQRNRTSEQLLVRSLNKNICAHNFGFYNSLLGPWKRELDTRDQKEMPLLTADPSECSTSTCEPQPALDNMNVPTRRAGQTEETLCSLGNQFHPCQSESDVPVLGSEQHLESLTNKPNTGSQIMGCSVERDKTDPNHSEEALLKTGGDLPLLDHKCVREARFKGAVQENVMGLDSLMGVKNEDSSSGYMDSISDLIEEKRIRLQEHENRCERSTKGALEENFSDDKPQCSQQPCFIQCAKEKAELAFAGNKMQQSVPKMKWLVENQENTINAQFLPISSIHGSLSYKPENRNMLSDTENRESLSINPILNNSCPQLNFEPGKEIFAQRGVGPSRFGRSDIQESCVETQADSETVSALNSHISLPEKENLRTSSESTQRDNCDSSSAEAFNRDTSTTKILSVTISVKKKSSNIEVPSSGNESAAGSLSGAKSSSVCDHSKESLKGEGLCMPTVKDMDIRSPKSPPGQEKFKNTDKPGNIDVISDKENRESLSITPILNNSCPQLTFEPSKDPEDKRGICESHSEKLDIQETSSKTRVDSETVSALNSHISLPEKENLCMSPENMQRDISSAGKKFSKDTSMTKILSVTISIKKKSSNIEVPSSGNESAAGSLNGAKSSSVCDHSKESLKGEGLCMPTVKDMDMSSPKSPLSEEKFKNTCVQEMIGKEVAPRGRLPKDCPRALLEDSKESGSKIVSLRTENYGKVLEEIPRSKLNKLSKERQNYTKLPNLAGTSVPSETVHDCQAGAVSGTGAAPEVQDDTTPMFSPPLSTLSDSCKEPSPNCTVCSEACVPCKLNAWSKDNVKEVIEGQAKIPTRAICKENGALCSERLDRIEEGQVFKQKKYGKMKLHQLGKAQKEQKSEHQEKAKIILQPSMLHSSGLLSSSSAELMTSRNTIFGDASEEIVAVRGSENKLHSTLQEVKRPKITTDFISSELLKTQDSEMENLNLNLGCDGIPGAFGTTNKQRGTTNKLRGPLPLKIQPGRTCKKVPTLCQLKTVTKKRKIKSLPVSEIPLEIFPKQEKPLLESLYFPCKPLTVEKETAMRFVHMPRQRAKRCSLLNSMKFRKCTKEPALLRKLSAMASKLLAPAKSSHNLEPLPYSSEILPVGDRYSQCRSKNLLEAFSCINRNVHSRWADRWCTKMFSFQPLALYPVETTKIFSSDLSHKPPASFLDPSVFPISFHIKLDSSPVTDLRGITSQHSVHHSPVFRETPAPASKWTLSFLLSQSCSDTTAFKEDSRVNNELHSSHSTTTPRTVAVHPDPGRNTVAGRRGGCSRLGLHTVLALSSPGCYRIWTRRRNVTSHIPTIQRLFISQLAQGLKGDRYPRCVSDELVSSLPYSLGRVLSIWSQHGPSACPSEITPLHSSYCKWQPSVGIENR; encoded by the exons ATGCTCTCATCTGGGGTGGAGTCTCCCCTTGATTCTTCTGTGTCTGCTGTACTAGAGGAGTTGTACACTGGACTGCCAGAGAGCATCTCCAGGGAACccatggcagtgccagggcccAGCCTTGGATTAGATGCACAGTCTGATGGGCCAGTACCGGTGCTGGCACACAGGGATGGGCCATGGACTGCTGCCGTAGGAAACTTTTGCCAGAAGACAGAGGATTTGGGTGATGTGCTCCAGGTGATTTCTCATGGGCCAGCAGAATCTTTTCCTGAAGAATTACTACAGGCTGGAGACCTTGCAGAGaatgaaaaaagcagaaaaggacaCTTTAGGAAACTAGACTGTTCTAGTGATGGATGGAAGAAAGAAGATGAAGAGGCACAAGGTGCTGAGGCCCATCATGCTGAATGTTGCCCTTTAACTCTGGGGGAAAGTTGGTCAGAACAA GAGGACCCTCACTTAAATGAGCAGGAGGCAAAGTCTTTGAGAACCTATTGCACTGAAATTGCAGAATCCCTGAGGAACACGG AAGAAAACCAAGCAAATGTTCAGGTGACAGCTGAAACTCTGCCACAGGTTACTGAAGAAGTACAAGGTATGAAGGCTGATGGGACTAGGATATTTAGTAAAGCAGGATACAGGAATGACAGAGTGAGTAAAGGTCTTCCACCTGAGAGCAATCAATGCCCAGATGTAGACACAGTCATGGCCAGAGCTGGGGTTTCAGAAACCAGCATCTTAGGTTTTTTAGAGCCTATAAAAGTCATGGACATTGGAGCAGCTACAGATCATCCACAAAAAACAAGTGACTATAGTGGGTCAAAAGCCCATGCTGCCATGTCATTGAGAACAGGGGGGAATGGTGTATCTGTTATGGAGATTAGAGAAGAAAAGTTACCCAGACGAAATCCTCTTAATGAATTCAGTATGTCATTTGCTAATTGCCAGACTTGTCAGCAGGATGAAGACAATGATGCTTATGGCTTCTTTAAGGGTCCTGTACCTGAACAAAATGAACCTCACGAGTTGTTCTCAGCAGAAAGCTGTAGAACACTCTCCACACAGAGTTCTGAAGTTTTATGTCCAGTTCTGAAAAGCATCTGTTATCTGGACTTTGGAAATACGCCTCTAGAAAGCAGTTCTGCAGTTCCTGGAATTATCAGTGAAACCCCCCAGAAGTACCTTCCCCGAAACATCAAACATCACACTCTTTATGATCATGGAACTGGGTTTTTAGAAAACCAAATGTCCACATCTGTACCAGTAGAGCAGATCTTGGCAGTAAGGAACAAAGGATTATCTAGTGCAAAAACTGATCCTAGGGAATTAACTGCTACTATAGGAAAATCATACAGCTCTGAATCTGAAGAAGCAGCTGAAGTCTGGACAAAAATTGCTGTGTGGGATAAAGTTGAAATTTGTAGCTGGCCTGAAGCTCAAGAGGCTTCTAATTCTGAGCAAAATAGTTTGTGGGTGGAAACGAGTAACATTGCTTCCCATGAAACTGGGCAGAGAGACGTGGGCTTTTATAGTACTAGCAATAAAATTCCTCCTCTCAGTAAGCACAGCTGTCTTCATCTTAGTACCAAGCTAGAAAAAGACTCACCCAAGGCACAACTGCTTGGAAAGGAATCTGAGAGCAATACGACATCAAAAGAGTTGGCTGGTGGTTTAGTTGGGGCTGCAGAAGTTGATAGCAATGACAGCTTATCTACTGGGAACAAAACAAATTTGTTTTATACACTAAATGGAACTCTACCTCCTGTTTTACAAAAATCAAGAGAACCTCATTATAATGAGTGTCTTCGTTGTACTAATAATGAAGTTTCATGCAGGGACAAGATTTGGGATAATTGGTCTAGAAAAGAATTAATTGGTGCTTCTGGAACAACAGCAGAACAAGTTGCTGAAGTTTTGCTTCATAAAGACAGATTCAAGTCTTCTGTAAATTCCATGACTTTTGTTAACTCTAATACAGCAAGCAGAGTATCCCAAATGAATATAAAATCTTCTGCAGGAAATATGGAGAGAGTGGACACTGGTTTAGAAAATGAACATTGTCACACATGTTGTTGTAACAATAAGAGTATAAAAAAACACTGTACAGCTGCCAGTACTTACTGTGTTTTATCAAGGAGTGTGGATGAAGTTTTCCTGAACAGTCGTTCTTTTGGTGTTGAAGTTGATAAAATTGAAGAAAATGGTAATTTGGAAGCAGTGTCTTCATCAGGATATAACAGTAAAGAGGCAACCATCTTTCCAGAAGCACACGCCCCTTTGGCACGCGGATCTCTTCTTTGTGAAAATGACTGGGGCAACAGACGTATAGCTCTGCGTGGGTTAAATTATATTCCCACAGGAAAAAACATGTTTTGCTCAGCATATACGGCAGAGAAGTCTAATGCTACCTTGGCAAGAGATGAGATTTCAAATAAGAATATGGAGGTTGTGGAACCATTTGATCTTTGTAAAGTAATGGGCAGTGAAATAGTTTGTGACAGAGATGAGGCAAAAGAACAGATTGGCATGCGTGCTTCCCAGACAGATGAATTTGATGAAACAGGAGCTGTGGATTCCCCAAATACTCCTGAAGGCAATCAGAGAAATAGGACTAGTGAACAGCTATTAGTCAGATCTTTGAACAAAAACATCTGTGCTCATAATTTTGGATTTTACAACTCTCTGTTAGGCCCATGGAAGAGAGAACTCGACACACGTGATCAGAAAGAAATGCCACTGCTCACAGCTGATCCCTCCGAGTGTAGCACTTCAACCTGTGAACCACAGCCAGCACTTGACAACATGAATGTTCCAACACGACGTGCTGGCCAAACAGAAGAGACCCTTTGTTCATTGGGAAATCAGTTTCATCCATGTCAGAGTGAGTCTGATGTCCCAGTGCTGGGCAGTGAGCAACATTTAGAAAGTTtaaccaacaaaccaaacactGGCTCACAAATCATGGGTTGTTCTGTGGAAAGAGACAAAACTGATCCTAATCACAGTGAAGAGGCTCTGCTAAAAACAGGTGGTGACCTGCCTCTGTTAGACCATAAATGTGTAAGAGAAGCCAGGTTTAAAGGAGCTGTACAAGAGAATGTAATGGGTTTAGACTCTTTAATGGGTGTGAAAAATGAAGATTCTTCTTCAGGATACATGGACTCCATTAGTGATCTAATTGAAGAGAAGAGAATCAGACTACAAGAACATGAGAACAGATGTGAAAGAAGCACTAAAGGAGCTCTTGAAGAAAACTTTTCTGATGACAAACCACAGTGCTCACAGCAGCCTTGTTTTATCCAATGTGcaaaagagaaagcagagctggcGTTTGCAGGAAACAAAATGCAGCAATCTGTGCCGAAGATGAAGTGGTTGGTGGAGAACCAGGAAAATACAATTAATGCTCAATTTCTGCCAATTTCATCAATTCATGGGAGTCTTTCATACAAGCCAGAAAATAGGAATATGCTTTCAgatacagaaaacagagaaagtcTGAGTATAAATCCTATCTTAAATAACTCTTGCCCGCAGTTAAATTTTGAGCCTGGTAAAGAAATTTTTGCTCAAAGGGGTGTTGGTCCATCTCGTTTTGGAAGGTCTGACATCCAAGAATCTTGTGTTGAGACTCAGGCAGATTCAGAAACTGTGTCAGCACTGAACTCTCACATCTCTTtgcctgagaaagaaaacctgCGTACATCATCCGAGAGTACACAAAGAGATAATTGTGATTCATCTTCAGCTGAAGCTTTTAACAGAGATACTTCAACGACAAAAATTCTTTCTGTAACAATTTCCGTTAAGAAAAAGTCCAGCAATATTGAGGTTCCATCTTCAGGGAATGAATCAGCAGCTGGCTCTCTGAGTGGTGCCAAAAGCTCAAGTGTTTGTGACCACAGTAAAGAAAGTCTGAAAGGTGAGGGGCTTTGCATGCCAACTGTGAAAGACATGGACATTAGGTCACCAAAAAGTCCTCCTGGTCAAGAGAAGTTTAAGAATACAGATAAGCCTGGAAATATAGATGTGATTTCAgataaagaaaacagagaaagtcTGAGTATAACTCCTATCTTAAATAACTCTTGCCCACAGTTAACTTTTGAGCCTAGTAAAGACCCTGAAGATAAAAGGGGTATTTGTGAATCCCATTCGGAAAAGCTTGACATCCAAGAAACTTCTAGTAAGACTCGGGTGGATTCAGAAACTGTGTCAGCTCTGAACTCTCACATCTCTTTgcctgagaaagaaaatctgtgtaTGTCACCGGAGAATATGCAAAGAGATATTTCATCTGCGGGCAAAAAATTTAGCAAAGATACTTCAATGACTAAAATTCTTTCTGTAACAATTTCTATTAAGAAAAAATCCAGCAATATTGAGGTTCCATCTTCAGGGAATGAATCAGCAGCTGGCTCTCTGAATGGTGCCAAAAGCTCAAGTGTTTGTGACCACAGTAAAGAAAGTCTGAAAGGTGAAGGGCTTTGCATGCCAACTGTGAAAGACATGGACATGAGCTCACCAAAAAGTCCTCTCAGTGAAGAGAAATTTAAGAATACCTGTGTACAAGAGATGATAGGAAAAGAGGTAGCCCCTAGAGGAAGGTTGCCCAAAGATTGTCCACGGGCTTTGTTGGAAGATTCTAAAGAGTCTGGTAGCAAAATAGTCTCCCTCAGGACTGAGAATTATGGAAAGGTTTTGGAAGAAATCCCAAGATCCAAACTAaataaactttcaaaagaaagacaaaattatACAAAGCTCCCAAACTTAGCAGGTACTAGTGTACCTTCAGAAACTGTGCATGATTGTCAGGCTGGAGCTGTATctggcacaggggctgccccagaaGTGCAGGATGATACAACGCCCATGTTTTCTCCACCTCTGAGCACACTATCAGACAGTTGCAAAGAACCATCCCCAAACTGTACGGTTTGCAGTGAAGCCTGTGTGCCTTGCAAATTAAATGCATGGAGCAAAGATAATGTAAAGGAAGTAATAGAAGGCCAGGCCAAAATACCAACTCGTGCAATTTGCAAGGAAAATGGGGCTTTATGTTCAGAGAGACTTGATCGAATAGAGGAAGGTCAAGTatttaaacagaagaaatatGGAAAGATGAAACTACATCAGCTGGGCAAGGCACAAAAAGAACAGAAGTCAGAACATCAGGAGAAAGCAAAAATCATACTGCAACCCAGTATGTTGCACAGTTCTGGACTCTTAAGCAGCTCTTCAGCTGAGTTGATGACATCTAGAAATACAATCTTTGGAGATGCTTCAGAGGAGATTGTTGCTGTAAGAGGCAGTGAAAATAAACTACATAGCACTTTACAAGAAGTTAAAAGGCCAAAGATTACCACAGATTTTATTAGTTCAGAATTATTGAAGACTCAGGATTCAGAAATGGAAAACCTGAACCTTAATTTAGGGTGTGATGGGATCCCTGGTGCCTTTGGAACTACAAATAAACAAAGAGGAACTACAAATAAACTAAGAGGACCTCttccattaaaaatacaacCTGGAAGGACATGCAAAAAAGTTCCCACATTGTGTCAGCTAAAAActgtaacaaaaaaaagaaaaattaaaagtttacCTGTCTCTGAGATTCCCCTGGAAATATTCCCTAAACAGGAAAAGCCGCTTCTGGAATCTTTGTACTTTCCATGTAAACCACTGACAGTGGAAAAGGAAACAGCCATGAGATTTGTGCATATGCCAAGGCAGAGGGCCAAGAGGTGCAGTTTGTTGAACAGCATGAAATTTAGAAAATGTACCAAAGAACCAGCATTGTTGAGGAAGTTGTCTGCAATGGCCAGCAAGCTCCTGgcccctgccaaaagcagccatAACTTAGAACCTCTGCCATATTCTTCTGAAATTCTTCCAGTGGGTGACAGGTACAGTCAGTGTAGATCTAAAAATCTCTTGGAAGCCTTTTCTTGCATTAACAGGAACGTACACTCACGCTGGGCTGACAGGTGGTGCACCAAGATGTTCAGCTTTCAGCCTTTGGCACTTTATCCTGTAGAAActaccaaaatattttcttcagactTAAGCCACAAgcctccagcctccttcttgGACCCCTCAGTTTTCCCAATTTCTTTTCACATAAAATTGGACTCCAGTCCTGTGACAGACCTCAGAGGGATTACATCCCAGCACTCTGTACATCACAGCCCAGTTTTCAGAGAAACGCCAGCACCAGCTTCAAAGTGGACTTTGTCTTTTCTCCTGTCTCAGAGCTGTTCAGATACAACAGCTTTCAAGGAAGATTCCCGTGTAAATAATGAGCTTCATTCCTCTCACTCCACTACAACCCCCAGGACTGTTGCTGTTCATCCTGACCCTGGAAGAAACACTGTAGCTGGAAGAAGAGGAGGTTGTTCCAGGCTTGGCCTTCACACAGTGTTAGCACTTTCTTCCCCTGGATGTTACAGGATTTGGACAAGAAGAAGAAATGTAACCAGTCATATTCCTACCATCCAGAGACTATTTATATCGCAGTTGGCACAGGGTTTGAAAGGGGACAGGTACCCGAGGTGTGTGTCCGATGAGCTCGTCTCCTCATTGCCATACTCATTGGGCAGGGTGTTGTCCATATGGAGTCAGCACGGTCCTTCTGCCTGTCCTTCCGAAATCACTCCTCTCCATTCCAGTTACTGCAAGTGGCAGCCAAGTGTGGGCATCGAGAACAGGTAA